From one Nonomuraea polychroma genomic stretch:
- the sigJ gene encoding RNA polymerase sigma factor SigJ, translating to MKPHDFLAVEFESHRPHLKAVAYRMLGSLTEAEDAVQEAWLRLARSNADDIDNLEGWLTTVVGRVCLDMLRSRKVRREDPLEDRLPDPVVSRDDASDAGDPEQQALLADSVGLALLVVLESLTPAERLAFVLHDMFGLPFEEIAPIVDRTPATAKKLASRARQRVRGAAPSPDPDLADQRRVVDAFMAAARGGDFDALLAVLDPDVVLRVDGGTLAGGMKIVRGAAAVAGGASTFHRTTAVVGHPALINGVAGLIITSDGQPISVMSFTIADGKIATIDILSDLDRLSGLDLADVIG from the coding sequence GTGAAGCCCCATGACTTTCTGGCCGTCGAGTTCGAGAGCCACCGCCCCCATCTCAAGGCGGTCGCGTACCGCATGCTCGGCTCGCTGACGGAGGCGGAGGACGCCGTCCAGGAGGCGTGGCTGCGGCTCGCTCGCTCGAACGCCGACGACATCGACAACCTTGAGGGCTGGCTGACCACCGTGGTCGGCCGCGTGTGCCTGGACATGCTGCGTTCCAGGAAAGTGCGGCGGGAGGACCCGCTGGAGGACCGTCTGCCGGATCCGGTGGTCAGCCGTGATGACGCTTCCGATGCCGGCGATCCGGAGCAGCAGGCGCTGCTGGCCGACTCGGTGGGGCTGGCGCTGCTGGTGGTGCTGGAATCTCTGACGCCGGCGGAACGGCTGGCGTTCGTGTTGCATGACATGTTCGGCCTGCCGTTCGAGGAGATCGCCCCCATCGTGGACCGGACGCCCGCGACGGCCAAGAAGCTCGCCAGCCGGGCGCGGCAGCGCGTCCGTGGTGCCGCCCCGAGCCCCGACCCGGATCTGGCCGATCAGCGCCGGGTGGTGGACGCGTTCATGGCCGCCGCCCGCGGCGGCGACTTCGACGCGTTGCTGGCCGTCCTCGATCCCGACGTGGTGCTGCGCGTCGACGGAGGTACGCTCGCCGGCGGCATGAAGATCGTCCGCGGTGCTGCGGCCGTGGCCGGCGGAGCCAGCACTTTCCACCGCACAACCGCCGTCGTCGGCCACCCCGCGCTGATCAACGGTGTCGCCGGGCTGATCATCACCAGCGACGGTCAGCCGATCTCCGTCATGAGCTTCACCATCGCCGACGGCAAGATCGCCACGATCGACATCCTGTCCGACCTCGACCGCCTGTCCGGCCTGGACCTGGCCGACGTCATCGGCTGA